A genomic window from Triticum urartu cultivar G1812 chromosome 7, Tu2.1, whole genome shotgun sequence includes:
- the LOC125522240 gene encoding putative disease resistance protein RGA3: MAMVLDAFASYIGDYLKQVVQDELGTMLGVSGEINKLGDKLLDLKNFLADADKRNITDETVKVWVGQLKRTMYEAADILDLCQLKAMEKRGPSSVEAGCCNPLLFCLRNLFHAREIGTRIKALNQRLDNIKQRSAAFNFINLGSYEDCHSSNAHASCQGNPSRETVGDFDRSAVVGDKIEEDTKALVALIMRKGKEVNDDIMVFAIVGVGGVGKTTLAQKVFNDEAIQGGFIKKIWLSVNQNFSEVELLKRTIIGADGNAQLAGNAKDALHRALMQALKDHKTFLVMDDVWDKGAWEGVLKIPFANAAASGSRVLITTREGRVAQGVTAIQPYHHVDTLAPDDAWSLLKKQVRSSEIDEDHINTLMDIGLKIIQKCGCLPLAVKVMGGLLRERGGLRRDWQQVLDDSKWSTTKMPDELDHTVYISYEYMPSYLKQCFLYYSLLPKSRNFTIDEVVEMWISEGFIHGNSNDLEELGKKYYKDLVSRNLIEPDKSYANLWVCSMHDVVRSFAQYMTKDEALMAKDGDNDILAELSSQNFLRLSIETDQSQSGELDWKSLQAQQSVRTLISTIQIKMMPGDSLVNFSSLRTLHIESADMAVLLESLHLLKHLRYLTLVNAGISVLPENIGKMKLLQFLDLGGCTKLVNLPDSIVKLGQLRLLSLPQASMVPRGFSGLTNMRILDKFRAHMDGDWCSLDELGPLSQLRFLELVQLENVSAASFAANARLGEKMHLISLIMYCTSKLGDDGLVKEKEGVSEEEQQRIEKVLDKLCPPPGVEDLHISGYFGRQLLSWMMSTSMVPLNNLKTILFYDLACCTQLPNGLCQLPSLQVLQVCRAPCIKHVGTGFLQAAAASFPRLNVLKLFDMVEWEEWEWEEQVQAMPRLEELVLCDCKLRHFPLGLASNASSLKILGLQHVKQLSYIESFPSVVDLTVIDCPDLERITSLPNLQKLAIAKWPKLKVLERIASLESLGLEDYTMEELPEYMRDIKARHLQLFCRLLLLSAIAAGQSGTEWDKFSQVEHVKAYARDGDNQRKWYVLCTRGDNCKLDSNISSSTVFEETLSSSIVDAQGFDSLYKMQKPYRPVRKVDELFPP, from the exons ATGGCGATGGTGTTGGATGCTTTTGCATCCTACATCGGGGACTACCTCAAGCAGGTGGTACAGGATGAGCTCGGAACGATGTTGGGCGTCTCCGGAGAGATCAACAAGTTGGGCGACAAGCTCCTGGACCTCAAGAACTTCCTCGCCGACGCAGATAAGAGGAACATCACCGACGAGACTGTCAAAGTCTGGGTGGGTCAGCTCAAGCGCACCATGTACGAAGCTgctgacatcctcgacctctgccAGCTCAAGGCCATGGAGAAGCGTGGGCCATCCTCTGTAGAAGCAGGGTGTTGCAATCCCTTGCTCTTCTGCTTGCGGAACCTCTTCCACGCTCGTGAGATCGGCACCCGCATCAAGGCGCTCAACCAGAGGCTTGATAACATCAAGCAGCGCAGCGCTGCTTTCAACTTCATCAATCTTGGGTCCTATGAGGATTGTCATAGCAGCAATGCCCATGCCTCTTGTCAGGGTAATCCTAGCCGGGAGACGGTAGGGGACTTTGACCGGTCAGCTGTGGTTGGAGACAAGATTGAAGAAGATACAAAAGCACTAGTGGCTCTGATTATGCGAAAGGGAAAGGAGGTCAATGATGACATCATGGTGTTCGCCATCGTAGGTGTCGGCGGGGTTGGCAAGACCACTCTCGCCCAGAAGGTCTTCAATGACGAGGCAATCCAGGGCGGGTTCATCAAAAAGATATGGTTGAGCGTCAACCAAAACTTCAGTGAGGTTGAGTTGCTTAAAAGAACCATCATCGGTGCCGATGGAAACGCCCAACTAGCTGGAAATGCAAAGGACGCGCTTCACCGAGCCCTAATGCAGGCCTTGAAGGACCACAAGACCTTCCTGGTAATGGATGATGTGTGGGACAAAGGAGCTTGGGAGGGTGTGCTAAAAATACCCTTTGCCAATGCTGCTGCTTCAGGCAGCCGTGTCCTCATCACAACTAGAGAAGGACGCGTTGCCCAAGGGGTGACAGCTATACAGCCCTACCACCACGTCGACACATTAGCACCCGATGACGCTTGGTCATTGCTCAAGAAGCAG GTACGCTCAAGTGAGATAGATGAAGACCACATCAATACGCTAATGGATATCGGACTGAAAATTATACAGAAATGTGGTTGTTTACCACTTGCTGTTAAAGTAATGGGAGGACTCTTGCGTGAAAGAGGGGGGCTCCGGCGTGACTGGCAGCAGGTTTTGGATGATTCTAAATGGTCAACAACTAAAATGCCCGATGAGCTCGACCACACAGTATACATAAGCTATGAATATATGCCTTCTTACCTGAAGCAATGCTTTCTGTACTACTCTCTTCTCCCTAAAAGTAGAAATTTTACTATAGATGAAGTTGTTGAAATGTGGATTAGTGAAGGATTTATTCACGGAAATTCTAATGATTTAGAAGAATTGGGAAAAAAATACTACAAGGATTTGGTATCTAGGAACCTCATAGAGCCTGATAAATCGTATGCTAATCTATGGGTTTGCAGCATGCATGATGTTGTGCGCTCATTTGCTCAGTATATGACTAAAGATGAAGCACTCATGGCTAAAGATGGAGATAATGATATTCTTGCTGAACTTAGTTCACAAAACTTTCTGCGGTTGTCCATAGAAACTGACCAATCACAATCAGGTGAACTTGATTGGAAATCTCTACAGGCACAACAATCAGTGAGAACATTGATCTCAACTATCCAGATTAAGATGATGCCTGGTGATTCATTGGTTAATTTTTCTAGTTTGCGGACTCTGCATATAGAATCTGCAGATATGGCTGTGCTGCTTGAATCGTTGCATCTGCTCAAGCACCTGAGATATCTAACACTAGTAAATGCTGGTATATCTGTACTTCCAGAAAACATTGGCAAGATGAAACTATTACAATTCCTTGACCTTGGTGGATGTACAAAATTGGTGAATCTTCCTGACAGCATTGTGAAGCTTGGCCAACTGAGGTTACTTTCACTTCCCCAAGCAAGTATGGTACCTAGAGGGTTTAGTGGTCTGACAAATATGAGGATACTAGATAAGTTTCGAGCCCACATGGATGGTGATTGGTGCAGTTTGGACGAGTTGGGGCCTCTTTCCCAACTCAGGTTTCTTGAATTAGTTCAATTGGAGAATGTATCTGCTGCCTCGTTTGCTGCTAATGCTAGGCTCGGCGAGAAGATGCATCTTATCAGTCTAATCATGTACTGCACCAGTAAACTGGGAGATGATGGGTTGGTCAAAGAGAAGGAAGGTGTCTCTGAGGAAGAGCAGCAACGAATTGAGAAGGTTCTTGATAAGCTCTGCCCTCCACCTGGTGTAGAAGATCTTCATATCAGTGGGTATTTTGGCCGGCAACTCCTGAGCTGGATGATGTCCACATCAATGGTGCCCCTCAACAACTTGAAGACTATATTGTTTTATGATCTGGCTTGTTGCACACAACTTCCTAATGGGTTGTGCCAGCTCCCCAGTCTACAGGTTCTACAGGTCTGTCGTGCTCCATGCATCAAACATGTTGGGACTGGATTTTTGCAGGCGGCAGCAGCTTCATTTCCAAGGTTAAATGTATTGAAGTTGTTCGACATGGTGGAATGGGAGGAGTGGGAGTGGGAGGAGCAAGTACAAGCGATGCCCCGTTTGGAGGAGCTTGTGCTCTGTGATTGCAAACTGAGGCATTTTCCTCTAGGCCTTGCCTCCAATGCAAGCTCTTTGAAAATATTAGGTCTACAACATGTCAAGCAGCTCAGCTACATTGAGAGCTTTCCTTCTGTTGTTGATCTTACAGTGATTGATTGCCCCGACCTGGAGAGGATCACCAGTCTCCCCAATCTGCAGAAGCTTGCCATCGCCAAGTGGCCAAAGTTGAAGGTGTTGGAGCGTATCGCTTCTCTCGAGAGTCTGGGCTTGGAGGATTACACCATGGAAGAACTTCCAGAATACATGCGAGACATAAAGGCAAGGCATCTGCAGTTATTCTGCAGGCTATTGTTGCTCTCTGCGATAGCAGCGGGACAATCTGGCACCGAGTGGGACAAGTTCAGCCAAGTGGAGCATGTCAAGGCATATGCACGTGATGGAGACAACCAAAGAAAATGGTACGTTTTGTGCACGAGAGGAGACAACTGCAAGTTGGATTCAAATATCAGCAGCTCTACCGTATTTGAAG AAACCTTATCATCTTCTATTGTGGATGCACAAGGATTTGACTCTCTGTACAAAATGCAGAAACCTTatcgtccagttcggaaggttgatgagctctttccgccatag